Proteins encoded together in one Qingshengfaniella alkalisoli window:
- a CDS encoding D-alanyl-D-alanine carboxypeptidase family protein yields MPKLARILILSITGILTLTGGARAFETEARAAYVLDLTTNTVLLSKNADEPLPPASMSKLMTVYMLFDALRDNPNVSMDTKFVVSTRARQMGGSTMFLNERDRPTVEDLVQGIIVQSGNDATVVVAEGLAGSEDAFARMMNERAKTLGMEHSTFANASGWPHPNQRMSMHDLVILSSRLITEFPEYYGYFGQAEFEFDGRAPDNRHNRNPLLGLGIGADGLKTGHTQESGYGLVGSAKQGDRRVVFAITGLDSEAAREQEAEKIINWSFRQFVEMKIADEGERLAQAPVWMGDVQQIGLVAPHDLSVLTTTMSQEEPSLEIVYNSPIEAPIEEGSEVAELVVTREGLPDTHLPLIAERGVDRGGFVPRLRSAGHVLAGRVAVAVKEMF; encoded by the coding sequence ATGCCGAAACTGGCGCGTATCCTGATCCTGAGTATCACCGGCATTCTGACCCTGACAGGCGGCGCACGGGCGTTCGAGACAGAGGCTCGCGCGGCCTATGTTCTCGACCTGACAACCAACACTGTGCTCCTGAGCAAGAACGCGGATGAGCCCTTACCCCCGGCATCCATGTCGAAACTGATGACAGTTTACATGCTGTTCGACGCGCTGCGCGACAATCCCAATGTGTCGATGGATACGAAGTTCGTCGTTTCGACCAGGGCGCGGCAGATGGGGGGCTCCACGATGTTCCTGAACGAACGTGACCGCCCAACGGTGGAGGACTTGGTTCAGGGCATCATCGTTCAATCGGGCAATGACGCAACCGTTGTCGTGGCAGAAGGTTTGGCGGGTAGCGAAGACGCCTTCGCCCGCATGATGAACGAGCGGGCCAAGACGCTCGGGATGGAACATTCAACCTTTGCGAACGCATCCGGCTGGCCACATCCGAACCAGCGGATGAGCATGCATGATCTGGTGATCCTCTCGTCCCGCCTGATTACGGAGTTCCCGGAATACTACGGTTATTTCGGCCAGGCGGAATTCGAGTTCGACGGTCGCGCACCCGACAACCGCCACAACCGCAACCCGCTTCTGGGCCTTGGCATTGGTGCGGACGGGCTTAAAACCGGTCACACTCAGGAATCGGGCTACGGTCTGGTCGGCTCGGCAAAGCAGGGCGACCGGCGCGTCGTCTTTGCGATCACCGGGCTGGACAGCGAAGCCGCCCGAGAACAGGAAGCCGAGAAAATCATCAACTGGTCCTTTCGCCAATTCGTCGAAATGAAGATAGCGGATGAAGGCGAACGACTTGCCCAGGCCCCGGTCTGGATGGGCGATGTGCAGCAAATCGGACTGGTCGCACCGCATGATCTGAGTGTTCTGACAACGACCATGTCGCAGGAAGAGCCGTCCTTGGAAATCGTCTATAACAGCCCTATTGAGGCACCGATCGAAGAAGGTAGCGAGGTCGCGGAACTGGTCGTGACACGCGAAGGGCTGCCCGACACCCATTTGCCCCTGATCGCCGAACGCGGCGTTGACCGCGGCGGCTTCGTCCCCCGCCTGCGCAGCGCGGGTCATGTGCTGGCAGGACGTGTTGCGGTCGCCGTGAAGGAAATGTTTTGA
- a CDS encoding glutaminase, which produces MTRKITPKRLQEIADEITERIAGESERGVVADYIPELAKVDLNRFGIAILPVETEECIVAGDADVPFSIQSISKVFALTLALEKVGATLWSRVGREPSGDPFNSIVQLEYEKGIPRNPFINPGAIVLADVLMDNQGPDKAIEQILGLCQRLANDQSMRIDGDVAASEMKTGGRNRALAHFMAAEGNLRGDVEDVLKIYFHQCSIAMSCRQLAMAGRFLASAGHLSGGEDPTVTPERARRINALMMTCGQYDASGEFAFRIGIPAKSGVGGGILGIVPGIASVVAWCPGLDAKGNSLLATRAFEELVRTIGWSVFGPI; this is translated from the coding sequence ATGACCCGCAAGATCACACCCAAGCGGCTGCAAGAGATCGCAGATGAAATCACCGAACGCATTGCGGGCGAATCCGAACGCGGAGTCGTGGCCGATTACATCCCCGAACTGGCAAAGGTAGACTTGAATCGTTTCGGCATCGCGATTCTGCCCGTCGAGACGGAAGAATGCATCGTCGCGGGTGACGCGGACGTGCCGTTTTCCATCCAGAGCATCTCGAAGGTGTTCGCACTTACGCTCGCACTTGAAAAGGTCGGAGCAACGCTTTGGAGCCGGGTGGGACGAGAGCCGTCAGGCGATCCATTCAACTCCATCGTGCAGTTGGAATACGAAAAAGGTATTCCCAGAAACCCTTTCATTAATCCCGGCGCGATCGTGCTGGCGGATGTACTGATGGACAATCAGGGGCCGGATAAGGCAATCGAACAGATTCTCGGGCTATGCCAACGTCTTGCCAACGACCAATCGATGCGTATCGACGGAGATGTGGCGGCCTCCGAAATGAAAACCGGGGGGCGCAATCGGGCACTCGCCCATTTCATGGCCGCCGAAGGTAATTTGCGCGGCGATGTCGAAGATGTGCTGAAGATCTATTTCCACCAGTGCAGCATCGCAATGAGTTGCAGGCAACTGGCGATGGCCGGGCGATTTCTGGCCTCGGCGGGGCACCTGTCAGGCGGAGAGGACCCGACTGTCACCCCTGAACGCGCCCGACGGATCAATGCACTGATGATGACCTGCGGCCAGTATGATGCCTCCGGCGAATTCGCCTTCCGCATCGGCATCCCCGCCAAAAGCGGCGTGGGCGGTGGAATCCTGGGAATCGTACCGGGCATCGCGTCGGTCGTGGCATGGTGTCCGGGGCTTGACGCGAAGGGCAACTCGCTTCTGGCAACGCGTGCATTCGAGGAACTTGTTCGCACGATTGGTTGGTCCGTCTTTGGACCGATCTGA